In Sphingomonas sp. JUb134, the sequence CCGAGCAACTCGCGGCCGTCCTCCCCGAGCATGACGCCGGCTATTACCGCCGCATCCTGCAGAGCGACACGACCTTCCGTTATCTCCGCCGCCGTGCGCTGCCTGAACTGGTGGGGCAGGTGAACGCGCTGGGCGAGCCCGGCATCGTCTTCGCGCGCGAGCCGGAGCGGCTGTATCCGCAGTCGACGCTCGCCGCCCATGCGCTCGGCTATCTCGACATGGACGGCCGCGGCATGCGCGGCATGGAGCGCTACCTCGACACCCGGCTGACCGACCCGGCAGAGCGCGGCCAGCCGGTCGCGCTGTCGCTCGACGTGCGGGTCCAGGCGGCGCTGGAGAGCGAACTCAGCCAGGCGATGGCGCGCTTCCAGGCGGTGGGTGCCGCCGGCGTCATCCTCGACGTGGACTCGGGGGAGGTGATGGCGATGACCTCGCTTCCCACCTTCAACCCGAACAAGGTGACGAGCGGCGGGTCCGAGCTCAACATCCCGACCCAGGGCGTCTACGAGCTCGGCTCGACCTTCAAGCCGCTCACGGTCGCCGCCGCGATCGAGACCGGCGTCGCAAGCTCGATGAGCAAGCGCTACGACGCGACCCAGCCGCTGCCGATCGGTCGCTTCCGCATCCACGACGACCATCCCGAACGCCGCTGGCTCAATATCCCGGAGACGCTGGTCCACTCGTCGAACATCGCAACCGCCCGCATCGCCGACGAGATGGGCGAGGCGCGGATGCGCACGCTCTTCCGCAGCCTGGGCTTCGACACGCCGCCCAGCATCGAGATCGAGAAGGCGCGCCCGATCTGGCCGACTTTCTGGGCGCGCACCACCACCATGACCTCCGCCTATGGCCATGGCATCGCGGTGACGCCGCTCCACCTCGCGACCGCCTATGCGACCATGGTCAACGGCGGCATCTGGCGCCCCGCGACCCTGTTGAAGCGCGCGCCCGGCACGGTTCCGAAGGGACGACGCGTGTTCAGCCAGGCGACCAGCGACCGCATGCGCCAGCTGCTGCGCCTGGTGGTACAGGAAGGCACCGGCCGCCGCGGCGAGGCTCCCGGCTTCCGCGTCGGCGCCAAGACCGGCACCGCCGAGCGCGTGTCGGGCGGCGGCTATTCCAAGAAGGTCAACGTCTCGACCTTTGCGGCGGCTTTCCCGATGGACCACCCGCGCTATGTGGTGATCGCGATGCTCGACTCGCCCAAGGGAACCAAGGAAACCTACGGCTTCACCAGCGCCGCCTGGACGGCAGCGCCGGTGGCGTCGCGGGTGATCAGCCGCACGGGGCCGCTGCTGGGCGTGATCCCGGATGCGCGGGCCGACGTCGACACGAGCGAATTGCGCGGGCTGCTGTGGCATCCCGCTGGCCAGGAAAAGAGCGCGGGACCGGAATGAAGTTGGGAACTCTCCTCGGCACCGATGGCGGCCCGGCCGTCACCGGCTTCGCCATCGACCATCGCAAGGTGGCCCCGGGCACGATCTTCGGCGCGTTCGAGGGCGCGACGGTGAACGGCGAGGACTTCATCCCCGCAGCCGTCGCTGCCGGCGCCATTGCCGTCGTCGCGCGACCGGAAGCGGTGGTCGAGGGGGCGGTGCACATCGCCGACCGCAACCCGCGCGAGCGCTTCGCCCGCCTCGCCGCTGCGTTCTTCGCGCCGTTCCCCGAGACCGCGGTCGCCGTGACCGGAACCAACGGCAAGACCTCGACGGTCGAGCTCACCCGTCAGCTCTGGCGCATGCAGGGGCATCACGCCGCCTCGATCGGCACGCTCGGAGTCACCACCGCCGACGATCGCGTCTCGACTGGCCTGACGACTCCCGACGTCGTCACCTTCCTCTCCAACGTCGCCGGTCTCGCCCGCGAGGGCGTGACCCATGTGGCGTTCGAGGCATCGAGCCACGGCCTGTCGCAGTACCGCACCGAAGGCCTGCCGGTGCGCGCCGCCGCCTTCACCAACCTCAGCCGCGACCACCTCGACTATCACGGCGACATGGCGACCTATTTCACCGCCAAGCTGCGCCTCTTCTCCGAAGTGCTCGACCCGGATGGCGCGGCCGTGGTGTGGGTTGACGATCCCCACGCCGATCGCGTGATCGACCTCGCACGCATGCGGGGCAACCGGCTGCTCACGGTCGGCGAGCATGGCGAGACGCTGCGCCTCGTCGGCCGCGACCCCACCTTGCTGGGTCAGACGCTCACGATCGAGGCGGAAGGGGAGACCCACAAGGTCAACCTGCCGCTGATCGGCGCCTATCAGGCTGCCAACGCGCTCACCGCCGCCGGGCTGGTGCTGGCGACCGGCGGCGACCTGAAGGCGACGCTCGCTGGCCTTTCCCGGCTGCAGCCGGTGCGTGGCCGCCTGGAGCGTGCCGTCATCACCCGCAGCGGCGCGCCGGTGTACGTCGACTATGCGCACACCCCGGACGCGCTGGAGGCGGCGATCGCTGCGCTGAAGCCCCATGCCGCCGGCCGCCTGATCGTGGTGTTCGGCGCGGGCGGCGACCGCGACACCGGCAAGCGCAAGCCGATGGGTGCCGCGGCCGCGGCCGGGGCCGACCTGGTCATCGTCACCGACGACAATCCGCGCAGCGAAGATCCGGCCGCCATCCGTGCGCAGGTGCTCGAAGGCGCGCCGGATGCCCGCGAGATCGGCGGCCGCCGCGACGCGATCGCCGCCGCCATCGCGGAAGCGGGACCCGAAGACATCGTGCTGCTCGCCGGCAAGGGGCACGAACAGGGGCAGATCGTCGGGGATTTGGTGCTGCCGTTCGACGATGTCGCGGTGGCACGGGAGTGTGCGGGGACGGCATGACACCCTTGTGGACCTCGGCCGAGATCGCGGCTGCCACCGGCGGCACCGCCTCGGCCGAATTCGCGGTCGGCGGCGTCACCTTCGATTCGCGGGAGGTGGCTCCCGGAGACCTGTTCGTCGCGCTGAGCGGTGAGGCGACCGACGGCCACCGCTTCCTCGACGGCGCCTTCGTTCGCGGCGCCGCCGGCGCGCTGGTGTCGGCCGATACGCCGCATCCGAGCGTGCGCGTGGAGGACACCATGGCCGGGCTGGAGGCGCTCGCCCGTGCCGCGCGCGCCCGCACCGACGCGACGGTGATCGGCGTCACCGGCTCCGTCGGCAAGACCGGCACCAAGGAGGCGCTGTTCGCAGCCCTCGATCGCGGCGCGCCCGGCAGCGCGCATCGCTCGGTCAAGAGCTACAACAATCACACCGGCGTGCCGCTGAGCCTCGCGCGCATGCCGGCGGCGACCCGTTTCGGCGTGTTCGAAATGGGCATGAACCACGCGGGCGAACTGGCGGCGCTCACCCGCATCGTGCGCCCGCACATCGCAGTCGTCACCACCATCGCCCCGGCGCACACCGCCTTCTTCCCCTCCGAAGCCGCCATCGCGGACGCCAAGGGCGAGATCTTCCAGGGCCTGGAGCCCGGCGGCACCGCCATCATCCCCTTCGACAGCCCGCACCGGGATCGCCTGATCGCCGCGGCGCGCCCGCATGCCGGCCGGATCGTCACCTTCGGGCTGGGCGAGGGCGCGGACGTGCGCGCGGTCGAGCATGTCGCGATCGGCACCGGCGGCACCTTCGTCATCGCGAAGCTCGGCGACCGCGAACTGAGCTTCACCCTGGCGCCTCCCGGCGTGCACTGGGTCGCCAACGCGATGGCCGTGCTCGCCGCGGTCGAGGCGGCCGGCGGCGACCTCGCCCAGGCCGGGCTCGCGCTTGCCGACCTGCCGGGGCTTCCCGGCCGCGGCGCGCGCACGCAGATCGCGATCGGCGAGGGCAGTGCGCTGCTGATCGACGAGAGCTACAACGCCAATCCCGCCTCGATGCGCGCGACGCTCAAGGTGCTGGCCGAGGAGCCGGGCCGCAAGCTCGCGGTGCTCGGCGAAATGCGCGAACTGGGGGAGGCGAGCGACCGCTTCCACGCCGAGCTGGCGGGTCCGCTCGGCGAAGCGGGGGTTTCGCACGCCATATTGGTGGGCGCGGGCATGAAGGCCCTTGCCGAAGCCCTTGAGGGCACGGTCGATTTCGTCCATGTGCCCGACGCCGCTGCCGCGCAGGACCGCCTTTCGGCGCTGCTTGCGCCGGGCGACGCGGTTCTCGTCAAGGGCTCGAATGGGGTGGGGCTGGCAGCCGTGGTCGCGGCGCTGGCGGAAAGAGGCTGATGCTGTATCTGATCGCCGAGACGCTGGGCTTTCCGGGCGTCCTCAACCTCGTCCGCTATCTGAGCTTCCGCAGCGGCGGCGCCGTCGCGACGGCGCTGTTCCTCGGCCTCATCATTGGCCCCTGGTTCATCGGCTGGCTGCGCGTCCGCCAGGGCAAGGGGCAGCCGATCCGCACGGACGGGCCCCAGACCCATCTCGCCAAGGTCGGCACGCCCACCATGGGCGGCCTGATGATCCTGACCTCGATGACGCTGTCGATCCTGCTGTGGATGGACCTGCGCAACCCGTTCGTCTGGGCGTGCCTGTTCGTGACGCTCGGCTTCGCGGCGATCGGGTTCCTCGACGACTATGACAAGGTCCGCAAGGCGAGCACCGCGGGCGTGCCCGGGCGCGTCCGCCTGCTGCTGGAATTCGTGATCGCCGGCATCGCCAGCTGGCTGATCATCCGCGAGACCGGCACCCAGCTCTATGTGCCCTTCTTCTCCAACGTCGCGATCGACCTGGGGCCGTTCTACGTCGTGTTCGCCGCCTTCACGATCGTGGCGTTCGGCAATGCCGTGAACCTGACCGACGGTCTGGATGGCCTCGCGACCATGCCGGTCATCATCGCCTCGGTCGCGTTTATGGTGATCGCCTATCTCGCGGGTAACGCCAAGTTCGCGGGCTATCTCGGCATTCCCTATGTGGCGGGGGCGGGTGACCTCGCGATCCTGTGTGGGGCCATTGCGGGGGCAGGTCTCGCCTTCCTGTGGTTCAACGCGCCCCCGGCGGCCGTGTTCATGGGCGACACCGGCAGCCTGGCGCTCGGTGGCGCGCTCGGCGCGATCGCGGTGACCGCACACCACGAAATCGTGCTCGGCATCATCGGCGGCCTGTTCGTGGTCGAGGCGCTCAGCGTCATCATCCAGGTGTTCTTCTACAAGCGCACCGGAAAGCGGGTGTTCAAGATGGCGCCGATCCACCATCATTTCGAACAGCTTGGCTGGGCGGAGGCGACGGTGGTGATCCGCTTCTGGATTGTGGCGCTGGTGCTGGCATTGGCCGGCCTGTCGACGTTGAAGCTGCGATGATCGTCGCGGGCGGCTGGTCCGGCAGGCGCTATGCGGTGCTGGGGCTTGCACGCTCCGGCATCGCCACGGTCAACGCGCTGCTTGCAGGCGGCGCGAGCGTCACCGCCTGGGACAGCGATCCCGCACGCCGCGACGCCGTGAGTGGCGCCACGCTTGCCGACCCGCTGGAGATCGACCTCGCCGGCTTCGACGGCGTGATCGTGTCGCCGGGCGTGCCGCTCAACAGCCATCCGATCGCCGCCAAGGCAGCCGCCGCGGGCGTGCCGGTCCTCGGCGACATCGAGCTGTTCGCACAGGCCCGCGCCGACCTGCCGCCCCACCGCGTCGTCGGCATTACCGGCACCAACGGCAAGTCGACCACGACGGCGCTGATCCACCACATCCTCCAAACGGCGGGCATGCCCGTCCTGATGGGCGGCAACATCGGCCTGCCGATCCTGGAGCAGCAGCCGCTGCCGGCGGGCGGCGTCTATGTGCTCGAACTGTCGAGCTACCAGATCGACCTCACCACCACGCTCGACTGCGACGTGGCGGTGCTGCTCAACATCACCCCCGACCATCTCGACCGCTACGATGGGTTCGAGGCCTATGCCGCCTCCAAGGCGCGGCTGTTCGCGATGCAGTCCGCTGGCCACGCCGCAATCATCGGCATCGGGGATACGCCCTCCGCGCTGATCGCCCGTCACGTCGCACAAGCGGGCCGCAGCGCCGACCTGACCAAGATCGCGCCCGGCGTCTGCATGGACCAGTCGCGCTGGCCGTCGCTCCAGGGCCCGCACAACGCCCAGAACGCGCTCGCCGCCATCGCCGCCTGCGAGGCGCTGGGCGTCGACAATGCCGCCATCGACGCCGGCCTCGCCAGCTTTTCCGGCCTGCCCCATCGCATGCAGCGGGTGGCGGAAGTGAACGGCGTCGCCTTCATCGACGACAGCAAGGCGACCAACCCCGAGTCCGTCGCACCCGCGCTCGCGGCTTTCCCGCGCATCCACTGGATCCTGGGCGGCAAGCCCAAGGGCGACGATCTCGACGCCTGCCGCCCCGGCTTCGGCCATGTCGTGCGCGCCTATACGATCGGCGAGGCCGGGACCCACTTCGCCGAGGTGCTGGCCCCCGTCATGCCGGTGGAGGAAGCAGGCACGCTGGACGCAGCCGTCCGCGCCGCCGCCGCCCGTGCGAAGCAGGGCGAGGTGGTGCTCTTGTCGCCGGCCTGCGCCTCGTTCGATCAGTTCAGCGACTATGCCGAGCGTGGCCGCGCCTTTGCGCGTGCGGTGGAGGACCTGCGATGACCGATGTTGCGCGCGCCGCTTCTCTCCGTGCCGATCCGCTGCGAGAGCGCGTCCAGCGCCACGTCGGCCGCGGCGCCCGCTCGCCGATCGGCCTGTGGTTCCGCGACATCGACCGGGTGCTGCTGCTGATCGCGATGCTGCTGGTCGCGCTCGGACTGGTCGCCGTCGCCGCCGCCAGCCCCGCCACCGCGGTGCGTTACTCCAGCGGTGCGGTGAAGATCCCGGCGATGGCCTATTTCTGGCGCCAGGCGCTGTGGGTGGTCCTGTCCTTCCCGGTGATGATCGGCGTCTCGATGTTGCCCGCGACGGCGGCACGGCGTTTTGCGCTGGGCGGGGCCGCCGTGTTCCTGGTGCTGCTGATGGCGACGCCGCTGATCGGGGTCGAGATCAACGGCGCCCGGCGCTGGATCGGGGTCGGGATCAGCCAGTTCCAGCCCTCCGAGTTCCTGAAACCGCTGTTTATCGTTGCCACCGCCTGGATCCTGTCGTTCCGCGCCAAGGACCCGCACCTGCCGGTCGTGCCGATCACCGGCGCGCTCACCGCGCTGGTGGGATGCGTGCTGATGCTCCAGCCGGACTTCGGCCAGACGATCATCTTCGGCTCCGTCTGGCTGACGCTGCTGATGATCGCGGGCATCTCCACCCGGATCATGGCGCTGCTGGGCGCGCTGGGCGCAGGCGGCGTGGTCGCGGCCTATGTCTTCTACGACACGGCGCGCATCCGCATCGACAGCTTCCTGTTTCCCGATCCCAACGCCGTCCACACCGACAGCTACCAGACCGACATGGCGCACGCGGTGCTGACGGCCGGCGGCATCACCGGCACGGGTCCCGGCGGCGGCCGCATCAAGTTCAAGCTGCCGGAAGCGCACACCGACTATATCTATGCGGTCGTGGGCGAGGAGTTCGGCCTGATCGCCTGCGCCGCGATCGCGCTCCTGTTCCTGGCCTTGGTGGTCCGCGTGTTCGTGCGGCTGCTGGACGAGGAGGACGCCTTCCGTCTGCTCGCCGCCGCCGGACTCGCCGTGCAGTTGGGATTGCAGGCGCTGATCAACATGGCGGTGAACACCGGCATCGCGCCTTCGAAGGGCATGACCCTGCCGTTCATCAGCTATGGCGGCTCTTCGATGATCGCGCTGTCGCTCGGCATGGGACTGCTGCTCGCTTTCACGCGCCGGAACCCGTATCTGACGCGATCTCCCTACGGTACCCGGTGGAACGGTTGATGCGCGGATCGAAACATTATGTCCTGGCAGCTGGCGGCACGGGGGGGCACATGGTCCCCGCGGCGGCCCTTGCTACGGAGCTGACCGCGCGCGGCCACCGCGTCGCGCTGGTCAGCGACGAACGCGGCGTCCGTTTCCCGGGGCTGTTCGACGGCGTCCAGACGCATGTGCTTCCTGCCGGCCGCCTCCAGGGCGGGCCGCTGGGCTGGCTGCGCGCCGGGCGCGAGATGCTCGCCGGCCGCGCGATGGCGATGGCGCTCTACGACACCTTCCAGCCGTCCGCCGTCGTCGGCTTCGGTGGCTATCCCGCGCTTCCGGCGCTGCTCGCGGCCTTTGCGCGCAAGGTGCCGACCGTGATCCATGAGCAGAACGCCGTCCTCGGCCGCGTCAACCGCTTCGTCGCCGGGCGCGTGAACGCCATCGCGACCTCGTACGAAGACGTGCAGCGGCTGAAGCCCGCCTATGCCGGCAAGGTCCATCTGGTCGGCAACCCCGTGCGCGAGTCCGTGCTCGCCCTGCGCGATCGCCCGTTCCCGACGCCGGAGGAAGACGGCCTGTTCCGCGTGCTGGTGACCGGCGGCAGCCAGGGTGCGAGCATCCTCAGCCAGGTCGTGCCCGACGGCCTCGCGCTGCTTCCGCTGCACTTCCGCCGCCGTCTGCAGGTGACGCACCAGGCCCGGCTGGAGGACATCGACCGCGTGCGCGCGCAATATGCCGAGCACGGCATCCCGGCGGAGATCGCCACCTATCTGCCCGACCTGCCCGAGCGCCTCGCTTGGAGCCATGTCGTGATCGCCCGCGCCGGTGCCTCGACCATCGCCGAGCTCACCGCCGCCGGCCGTCCGGCGATCCTGGTGCCGCTCCCCAGCGCCACCGACGATCACCAGACCGTCAACGCGCGCGAGATCACGCAGGCGGGCGGCGCACGCACCGTCCCGCAGACCGCCTTCACCCCGACGGAGCTCGCCAAGCAGATCCAGAAGCTTGGCCTCGAGCCGCAGGCGCTGGAGAATGCCGCGCTTCGGGCGCGCAGCTGCGGCCGCCCCTATGCCGTCCGCGACCTCGCCGACCTGGTCGAGAGCATCGACTCGCCTCCGGCCAAGATCCCGAGCGGATCGGCCAAGCCCGCCGTGCGGGAGGCGCTGGCATGAAGGGCGTCGCAACCGACATCGGTACGATCCACTTCGTGGGCATCGGCGGCATCGGCATGTCCGGCATCGCCGAGGTGATGAAGAACCTGGGCTACCGCGTGCAGGGCTCCGACGTGGCCGAGGGCTATGTCGTCCAGGGCCTGCGCGACCGCGGCATCCCGGTGGCGATCGGCCATGCCGCCGCCAACCTGGGCGACGCGGCCGTGGTGGTGACCTCGACCGCCATCCAGCGCGGCAACCCGGAGGTCGAGGCTGCCCTTGCGCGCCGTGTGCCGGTCGTCCGCCGCGCGGAAATGCTCGCCGAGCTGATGCGCCTGAAGTCCACGGTCGCGGTCGCCGGCACCCACGGTAAGACCACCACGACTTCGCTGATCGCAGCCCTGCTCGACGCCGGCGGGGTCGATCCCACCGTCATCAACGGCGGCATCATCAACGCCTATGGCTCCAACGCGCGACTGGGTGCCAGCGACTGGATGGTGGTGGAGGCCGACGAGAGCGACGGCAGCTTCCTGCGCCTCGATGGCACGATCGCGGTCGTTACCAACATCGATCCCGAGCATCTCGACCATTATGGCTCGTTCGATCGCGCCAAGGACGCGTACGTCGAGTTCGTCGAGAACGTGCCTTTCTATGGCGCGGCGATCCTGTGCCTCGACCATCCGGAGGTGCAGGCGATCATCCCGCGCGTGCGTGATCGCCGCATCGTCACCTATGGTTTTGCCGCGCAAGCCGACGTGCGCGGCACCAACATCGTGTCGAAGGACGGCTGCAACCGCTTCGATGCGGTGGTGCGGGAACGCGACGGCAGCCAGCGCACCATCGCCGGCATCGTCCTGCCGATGGCCGGCCGCCACAACGTCCAGAACGCGCTCGCCGCCATTGCCGTCGCGATCGAGATGGGCATCGACGATGCCACTATCGCCAGCGGCTTCGGTGCCTTCGGCGGGGTAAAGCGCCGCTTCACCAAGGTCGGGACGGTCGCCCAGCCGGCGATGACGGTGATCGACGACTATGCGCACCACCCGGTGGAGATCCGCGCCGTGCTCTCCGCCGCGCGCGAGGCCTCTGCCGGGCGCGTGATCGCGGTCGTCCAGCCGCACCGCTATTCGCGGCTCGGCGCGCTGATGGATGAGTTCGCGCAGGCGTTCAACGACGCCGATGCGGTCTATGCGCTCCCCGTCTATGCGGCGGGTGAGGCACCGGTCGAGGCCGTGAGCGGGGAGGCGCTGGCCGAGCGCATCTGCCGGCGCGGCCACCGCTCCGCACGCTCGGTCGCGGATGCCGCGGCGCTCGCACAGCTGCTCGCCGCCGACGCGCGCGAGGGCGACCTGATCGTCTGCCTGGGTGCCGGCGACATCACCAAGACCGCCGCCGGCCTCGCGGATGCGATCGTCCAGGCGGCGCGCGTGGAGCAGGTGGCATGAGCGACTGGTTCAAGACCGCGACCGAGGCGCAGCGCGAGCTCTTCCGGGCCCATGAGGCGCAGGTCGATGCCGTCCGCCGCATGCTCCAGGCCGGTAGCCAGGCCGCTGATTTCCAGGACGCCGGCCGTCGCGCGGCAGAGGCGCAGTGGAAGGCATGGCTCGCCTGGGCGAAGCTGTGGGGCTGGAGCAAATGAGCACCGCCCTCCGCCTTGACACGGGCGCGCTGCCCCCGGTCGCCGGCAAGGTCGAGCCGCAGGGCTCGCTCGCCGACTTCATCTGGTTTCGCACCGGCGGGCCGGCAGAGTGGCTGGTGCGCCCCGACACGGTCGAGGCGCTGGCGGATCTCCTCGCCACGCTGGACCCGCAAGTGCCGGTGCTTCCGGTGGGCGTCGGCTCCAACCTGATCGTGCGCGACGGTGGCGTGCCGGGCGTGGTCGTGCGCCTGCCCAAGGGGGTGGCGCGCGTGTCCGTCGAACCCGGCAACCGCGTGCGGGCAGGAGCGGGGGCGATGGGGATCACCGTGGCGTCCGGCGCACGGGACGCCGGCATTGCCGGCCTGGAGTTCCTGCGCGGCATTCCCGGCACGGTCGGTGGCGCGGTGCGGATGAACGCCGGCGCCTATGGCCGCGACACCAGCGATATTCTGGTCGAGGCGACCGTGGTCACGCGCCAAGGCGCGATCGAGACCTGGCCCGCCGCGCGGCTGGGCTACACCTATCGCCATTCCGAGCTGCCGGCCGGCGCCGTGGTGGTCGAGGCGGTATTCGAGGGCACGCCCGGGGATCCGGCTGCGATCGGCGCGGAGATGGATCGCATCGCCGCCGAGCGCGAAGCCTCGCAGCCGCTGCGCAGCCGCACCGGCGGGTCGACCTTCAAGAACCCGGACGGCCACAAGGCCTGGGCGCTGATCGACGCCGCCGGCTGCCGCGGCCTGCGCCGCGGCGACGCGCAGGTCAGCGAAAAGCACTGCAACTTCCTCCTCAACCTGGGGTCGGCCAGCAGCGCCGAGATCGAGGCGCTGGGCGAGGAAGTGCGCGCACGGGTGAAGGCCCATTCCGGCGTCGAGCTGGAATGGGAGATCCAGCGCGTGGGACTTGCCAAGTGATGCCGCGCACCCTCGTTCTGGCCGCGAGCCGAGGAGTTTCCCTGTGACCCAGCGCACCCTTCACATCGCCGTGCTGATGGGCGGCTGGTCGGCCGAGCGTCCGGTCTCGCTCATGTCGGGTACGGGCGTCGCGGACGCGCTGGAGTCGCTG encodes:
- the murB gene encoding UDP-N-acetylmuramate dehydrogenase, with product MSTALRLDTGALPPVAGKVEPQGSLADFIWFRTGGPAEWLVRPDTVEALADLLATLDPQVPVLPVGVGSNLIVRDGGVPGVVVRLPKGVARVSVEPGNRVRAGAGAMGITVASGARDAGIAGLEFLRGIPGTVGGAVRMNAGAYGRDTSDILVEATVVTRQGAIETWPAARLGYTYRHSELPAGAVVVEAVFEGTPGDPAAIGAEMDRIAAEREASQPLRSRTGGSTFKNPDGHKAWALIDAAGCRGLRRGDAQVSEKHCNFLLNLGSASSAEIEALGEEVRARVKAHSGVELEWEIQRVGLAK